The Tenacibaculum sp. MAR_2010_89 sequence GTTTAATTATGTGAAAATACATAAAAACAAAACATATCAAAGAATAAAAAATGTAATATTACAAAAAAAAGAGAGGGTAAAATAAAAAAGAGAGCTGTTTACAGCTCTCTTTTTTAATATTTATATGAAAATACTTAAATAATCTTTCTTGTCTTGTTAAGCAGCCAAAAATCGGCTAAGACCATCGCAGTTAAAGCTTCTACAATAGGTACAGCTCTTGGCACAACACATGGATCATGTCTTCCTTTACCATGTATTTCTGTGGCTTCTCCATCGGAATTAATAGTCGCTTGATTTTGCATGATAGTAGCTACAGGTTTAAAAGCTACTCTAAAATAAATGTCCATTCCATTAGATATACCTCCTTGGATTCCACCTGATAGATTTGATTGTGTGGTTCCATCTACATTAAAAACATCATTGTGTTCAGAACCTTGCATCTTTGCTCCACAAAAACCACTACCAAACTCAAATCCTTTTACTGCATTAATAGAAAGCATTGCTTTCCCTAACTCTGCATGTAACTTATGAAAAATTGGCTCACCTAAACCTACAGGAATATTTTGAGCTACACATGTTATTGTACCTCCAATTGTATCTCCTTGCTTTCTTATTTCATGAATTTTCTCAATCATTTTTTCAGCAGAAGGTTCATCTGGACAACGAACTATATTACTTTCAGTTTTCGAAAAATCAAGTTCTTGATAAGGTTTAACCATAAAGATATCTCCTACAGAAGATGTAAACGCATTAATATCAATATGTGCTATTAATTGTTTAGCTAATGCACCTGCTACAACCCAATTCGCTGTTTCTCTTGCAGAAGTTCTTCCTCCTCCTCTATAATCTCTAACTCCATACTTCTTATCATACGTATAATCAGCATGAGAAGGACGATATACATTTGTATTATGATTATAATCTTTACTTTTTTGGTTTGTATTTTTAATTACAAAACCAATAGAAGCACCTGTTGTAAGTCCTTCAAAAACACCAGATAAAAATTCAACAGTATCAGGTTCTTTACGTTGAGTTACAATTTTAGACTGTCCTGGCTTCCGTCTATCCAATTCATTTTGAATAGCTTCAAAATCTACTTTTACTCCAGCAGGAAAACCATCGATTATTCCCCCTATAGCAGTACCATGTGACTCCCCAAAAGTGGTTAACTTTAAAATATTTCCAAATGAATTAAACATGCTTTAATAATTTAAAGAACGAAAGTAAAATTATTTATTAATATAGCACTAATTAAACAACAATAATTGTCTTCATTTATCCAACATAATACCTTTCATAAAACAATATAAGCTCGCTTTATTAATGTTAAAAAGCATTCTATATTTTTTTTAAAAAAAAAATTCAAAAAAAAACACGCAGAACTATCTAATAATAAGTCAATTAAAAAAAACAAGTAAAAAAAAGGCTTTTATAACCTAAAAAAGTAGTCAAAAAGTTTTTGAAAATTAAAAAAAGGTTCTATATTTGCACCCGCATTCAGGGAATACTGAGTGAGTCATTAAGGAGAAATGGCAGAGTGGTCGAATGCGGCGGTCTTGAAAACCGTTGTCTGTAACAGGACCGGGGGTTCGAATCCCTCTTTCTCCGCAAGTCCGAAGCGAAAGCTTCGGATTTTTTTTAGGGGATTAAAGAAAAAAGCTTGCACGTGCAAGCTTTTTTATGGTCTACATTTTTCTTTCTTAGTCAAAAATTAAATGATAACTGTTTTTTAATTTACTATATTTAGTGATTATGTATTAAATTAATTACCTATTTAATACTAATATTCAAAATCTCCTGGTTAATAAAGAATCATTCTATAAAAAATGAATAAAGCATATACTACTCTAATTAATCACTCCTATAAACATAACAACTATAGCATATAAGCACTGTTTTAAACAACTTAATAAATTGTTTAATGATATTAGTAATAGATTCATAATAATTGAAATTACTCAACTCTAATAATGTTTATATAAAATATAACTTAATACTAAATAATCTTTTATCTCTCTCCTTAGAGTATAGCTATGTCATTACACCAATTCTAAAGCTATATCAATTAGGAAAGCAATTAAAATATAGTTATTTCAATAAAATAGGTACTATTAAAAAGGATGTTTATGGAAAAAAATTAACATTATTTCTTCAACCATAAAAAATTAAAGATACTTGATGTATATACTAACCTATTTTTTTTAATAAAGGCAATTATAATTAATTCTATTGAAGAAAATATTGAAAAATTATAACATAGACTTGCGAAACCATGTGTAGAATTAGTACATAACTCAATAAAATACAAAGCTAGTACTCCTAACCATATATTTGATAGTAACGTTTTAGTTACGCAGAAACTTTTATACTTTATAAAATAAACTATTAAAGTAAATAACTTTATAAATAACAGCAATGAAATAGGGGAAAATATACTAAAATTTATTCCTTGGAAAGGAAAGATAGACACACAAATAACTAACCAACTTAAGTAGTAAGATAATGCATTCTTGAAATCATTTGGATAGCTATTAACATTTAAATCGAATATTAAAAGGCTTAATATTAATAAACCTGTAATTAAGTCATAATAATTGTTAGGCAGTTTAAAGCGATAAGCTAATACAATAACTATAGATAAAGTTGCTCTAAATAGTATTTTTTTCATTTTTTTTTACAAATGTACAAATATGCATAGCGAAATATAAAACTTCATAAATTAAATGAATGTCTAAATCCTGTAGTTTATAATTCTTTAATTTAATGATAATAAAATAGCTATATAAGCGAAGGCATAGGCGAACCTCTAACGATCTAAAGTGAAAAAAAGTATTGAACTACTGATTATTTAGGTTGTGTTAAAAAAGTAAGGTATAACACAAAAAAAAACCGTTCTTTATCTTACTAAAGAACGGTTTAAAAGAAAGGCAACGACCTACTCTCCCACCTGTGGCAGTACCATCGGCGCTAATGGGCTTAACTTCTCTGTTCGGAATGGTAAGAGGTGAGCCCCATTGCAATAATCACCTTAAATTGTTTCAGTGTATTTCAACTGTATAAGTTAACATATTGATAAATATAATATTGTAAAGTTTCAAAGAGTTTGCTTCCCCTCACAAGGAGGGGAAGTACGTACATAAGCCTATGGGTTATTAGTACTACTTGGCTACATACATTACTGCACTTACACCTATAGCCTATCAACGTGGTAATCTCCCACGACCCTTTAAAGAAATCTCATCTTGTGGTGGGTTTCGCGCTTATATGCTTTCAGCGCTTATCCCTTCCCGACGTAGCTACCCTGCAGTGCCACTGGCGTGACAACAGGTACACTAGAGGTCAGTTCAACTCGGTCCTCTCGTACTAAAGTCAAATCCACTCAAATTTCTAACGCCCACAGCAGATAGAGACCGAACTGTCTCACGACGTTCTGAACCCAGCTCGCGTGCCACTTTAATGGGCGAACAGCCCAACCCTTGGGACCTTCTCCAGCCCCAGGATGTGACGAGCCGACATCGAGGTGCCAAACCCCCCCGTCGATGTGAGCTCTTGGGGGAGATCAGCCTGTTATCCCCGGAGTACCTTTTATCCTTTGAGCGATGGCCCTTCCATGCGGAACCACCGGATCACTATGCTCTACTTTCGTACCTGATCGACCTGTATGTCTCTCAGTCAAGCTCCCTTATGCCATTGCACTCTACGCACGGTTACCAAGCGTGCTGAGGGAACCTTTAGAAGCCTCCGTTACTCTTTTGGAGGCGACCACCCCAGTCAAACTACCCACCACGCACTGTTCTCATCGCTGAGTTAGGCTCTAGATAAGCAAAGGGTGGTATTTCAAGGATGATTCCACAACGCCTAGCGACGCCGCTTCATTATCTCCCACCTATCCTACACATTACTTATCCAAAGTCAATACGAAGCTATAGTAAAGGTTCACGGGGTCTTTTCGTCCCGCTGCGGGTAATCGGCATCTTCACCGATACTACAATTTCACCGAGCTCATGGCTGAGACAGTATCCAGATCGTTGCACCATTCGTGCAGGTCGGAACTTACCCGACAAGGAATTTCGCTACCTTAGGACCGTTATAGTTACGGCCGCCGTTTACTGGGGCTTCATTTTAGATCTTCGCCGAAGCTAAACCCTCCACTTAACCTTCCAGCACCGGGCAGGTGTCAGGCCTTATACATCATCTTTCAATTTAGCAAAGCCCTGTGTTTTTGATAAACAGTCGCCTGGATCTTTTCACTGCGGCCAGCATTGCTGCTGGCGACCTTTCTCCCGAAGTTACAGGTCTATTTTGCCTAGTTCCTTAGCCATGAATCTCTCGAGCACCTTAGAATTCTCATCCCAACTACCTGTGTCGGTTTACGGTACGGGTTCTCATAATCTGAAGCTTAGAGGTTTTTCTTGGAAGCCCTTAGGCACACTATCAACGCATCCGAAGACTTGTTGTACTATCACACTTCAGCTAGACTAGCGGATTTACCTAAAAGTCTAATACCTACATGTTTCAACGAACTATTCCGTCAGTTCGCGGTGCTTTCATTACTCCGTCACCCATCGCAATTATAAGAAGTACAGGAATATTAACCTGTTGGCCATCGACTACTCCCTTCGGATTCGCCTTAGGTCCCGACTAACCCTCAGCTGATTAGCATCGCTGAGGAAACCTTAGTCTTTCGGTGAGGGGGTTTCTCGCCCCCTTTATCGTTACTTATGCCTACATTTTCTTTTCTATCCGCTCCAGCATACCTTACAGTACACCTTCTGCGCAAATAGAATGCTCCCCTACCACTTTATACTTAGTATAAAATCCATAGCTTCGGTAATATGTTTATGCCCGATTATTATCCATGCAAAACCGCTCGACTAGTGAGCTGTTACGCACTCTTTAAATGAATGGCTGCTTCCAAGCCAACATCCTAGCTGTCTAAGCAGTTTCACCTCGTTTTTTCAACTTAACATATATTTGGGGACCTTAGCTGATGGTCTGGGTTCTTTCCCTCTCGGACATGGACCTTAGCACCCATGCCCTCACTGCTGAGTAACATTTTATAGCATTCGGAGTTTGTCAGGAATTGGTAGGCGGTGAAGCCCCCGCATCCAATCAGTAGCTCTACCTCTATAAAACTTTCGCTCAACGCTGCACCTAAATGCATTTCGGGGAGTACGAGCTATTTCCGAGTTTGATTGGCCTTTCACCCCTACCCACAGGTCATCCAAAGACTTTTCAACGTCAACTGGTTCGGTCCTCCACTGTGTGTTACCACAGCTTCAACCTGCCCATGGGTAGATCACTCGGTTTCGCGTCTACTACTACTAACTATGGTCGCCCTATTCAGACTCGCTTTCGCTTCGGCTCCGGACCTTAAATCCTTAACCTTGCTAGCAACAGTAACTCGTAGGCTCATTATGCAAAAGGCACGCCGTCACACAGTAAATGTGCTCCGACCGCTTGTAGGCGTACGGTTTCAGGTTCTATTTCACTCCCTTACTTAGGGTTCTTTTCACCTTTCCCTCACGGTACTAGTTCACTATCGGTCTTTCAGGAGTATTTAGCCTTACCGGATGGTCCCGGTAGATTCATACAGGATTACTCGTGTCCCGCACTACTCAGGGTACTGCTATATTATCTTCGCTTACCTATACGAGACTATCACTCTCTTTGGTTCGTCTTTCCAAACGATTCTAGTTCACTTAGACTCTAATGTCGCAGCCCTACAACCCCAATACTGCCGTAACAGCATTGGTTTGGGCTAATCCGCGTTCGCTCGCCGCTACTAACGGAATCACTATTGTTTTCTCTTCCTCCGGGTACTTAGATGTTTCAGTTCTCCGGGTTTGCTCCTATAAATAGGTGACATGTCTTCAACATGCCGGGTTGCCCCATTCGGAAATTTACGGATCATAATGTGTGTGCCACTCCCCGTAACTTATCGCAGCTTATCGCGTCCTTCATCGCCTCTGAAAGCCTAGGCATCCGCCATACGCCCTTATTTAGCTTATTGTACTTTTTGCTGCAGTATCTCTACTACAACGAGCTCTTTATAATTCTTTATTTTTATAAAAATATTGTTGTTAGATCGTAATCTAACTTCTCTATCTTGATTCTTTACGATATCATTTTACCAATATGTCAATGAACGTTTTTAGACCTATAGTCTAATGGTGGAGAATATCGGAGTCGAACCGATGACCTCTTGCGTGCAAGGCAAGCGCTCTAGCCAGCTGAGCTAATCCCCATTATGAAATTCAGAATATGAATCCTCAATTATGAATGTTGAATTCTCTAACTTCCAGAATTTCCTTCCTAATATATACTTCTTTATTTGTAGTCCCGGGCAGACTCGAACTGCCGACCTCTACATTATCAGTGTAGCGCTCTAACCAGCTGAGCTACGAGACTATAATAGCTATATATTAGTGTGTTTTAAAATTAACAGCAAAGAGCAAAATGTACCTCTTTTGTAACTCACCATCTTTCTCTAGAAAGGAGGTGTTCCAGC is a genomic window containing:
- the aroC gene encoding chorismate synthase; this translates as MFNSFGNILKLTTFGESHGTAIGGIIDGFPAGVKVDFEAIQNELDRRKPGQSKIVTQRKEPDTVEFLSGVFEGLTTGASIGFVIKNTNQKSKDYNHNTNVYRPSHADYTYDKKYGVRDYRGGGRTSARETANWVVAGALAKQLIAHIDINAFTSSVGDIFMVKPYQELDFSKTESNIVRCPDEPSAEKMIEKIHEIRKQGDTIGGTITCVAQNIPVGLGEPIFHKLHAELGKAMLSINAVKGFEFGSGFCGAKMQGSEHNDVFNVDGTTQSNLSGGIQGGISNGMDIYFRVAFKPVATIMQNQATINSDGEATEIHGKGRHDPCVVPRAVPIVEALTAMVLADFWLLNKTRKII